The DNA sequence ATAGATACTTTGTATTTTACTACATAGGTAAGCATAACAAACATGACAAAAGGAAGCCACATAATTACTTCTCTCAAACATTCAACAAGTCCAATAAATTGCTAAGAGAAACATTAACGCTAGTTATTTTGTTCAACAGTTAAACTTATTACATACTAACACTGCTTATAAATCATATCAAGTTATTTTTGTAGGTCTGCGATTCTTTTATTCAGCTGGGTTACATTAACTTTAATTGTCTCCATGTTTTTCTGCAACATTTCTTGCAGTTTCTTCTGACTTGCACTGGTGGTATCTAGTCGTCCATTTATTTGTGCCTGTGTGGACTCCAAATGGTCAAGAACTGACACAAAGCTACTTGATTTTGCATGTAACTCGTCAAGTGCTTTTAGTCTCTCAATCAAGTGGGGCAGAGCACTTCGTACCCCTTCAGATTTTTGCATCAGATCATATAACTCTGTTATTTTTGAGTTAACCTCACTTGTTTGGTCACCAGCAGCTTTATGTGCTTTGTTAATCTCATTGACTTTGCTGAGAATAGCTTGCAATCTTGAGTCAACCAATGGCAATTGCTCAGGATCAAGAAGAGATAACTTTGCTTCCATCATTTGTGCAGCAGACTGAAGTGTCTCATGCTTTGAATGCGCAGCCAATACATTAATGTCATCTGTTTCCGATCACAAAACTTTTTCCAAACGAGCCAATCTTTGCTCCAAGGCCGAAAACTGAagggattttttcttttctgcTTCAGGTTTTAGAAATAGCTGATATGATCCATCAGCAGCTTTGGAATCCGAGGTTTTACTTTTAGAAGATGTTTTTAAAGAAGAAAGGAGCTTTTCAACATCACTGACTTTCTCCACATTGCTCCCAGTAGTGGAGTCCACATCACTTTGCGATAGTTTCATTTGCATCGACTGAACTTGGCTGACCAATTTAGCTGCTGATGCAGGGTCTGCTTTAGATTCTTTCACGTTTTCCACTTCATCCAAAAGACTTTGAACTTCAATCTTCAACCTGTTGAACTTTTGCAAAACCGTCTCCTCCTCATTTACTGCACTGCTCTTAGCGTTGTACCCAGAAAAGTCTCCAATCGGTGCCACATATTTTCcactaaacaaattaaatgcaGATTGTGTGTCGGAACCTATAACTTCCACACTCGTGCTGTTTAATTCCTCCACAACAGTATGTTGGTCATCCTCAGGTAAGTCTCCACTCTCATAGACATCTTTACTTTCAGTATCAATCCCTGGCAGATTGGCATATTTTGGATCAGCCATTTTAGATCTAACTTatcaaacctaaaaaaaaacacatgaactggtaaaagaaataaaaacactgcacaccagtgaagaatcctcccgTACacagcagaataggctggtggaaagtgttagaagTTGGTGGTTATGGGGTTAGTGGTAGGCAAATAAGCGTCTTCACTAGAACCGAGATTATGAATACAGGTTATATTAGAAgtaaaaatatcctgatccaaattatgtttataacatttgtaGAGCACCATAGAATAAGGGCAGTGTTATGTACAGAAAAAAGATTACCATTAAATTCAACgaccgaaaaaaaaaaacaggtatatattatatatatcttaatttAATGCAGATGATTTTTCAAACTCAAGCAACCATGATTTTATATTGTCACCTTTACCAGACATATAATGACCTAATCCACCATCGCTTGCTATAACTCTGTGGCAAGGAACAAGAAGGGGAATTGGATTCGCTCTCATGGCTTGACCCACTGCTCTACAAGCCTTTGGACTGCCACACATAGCTGCTAGTTTAGCATAAGATACGGTCGTGCCTCTTTCAGTGTTTTCCATCAGACTTCTCAAAACGCGGCCGGTAAAGTTGTCTTTCTTTACAATTTCATTATCTATAGCAGGTACTTTCAAATAAGAGTTTGATTTTGGGTCAAAAAACATTTCCACCCAACGTATTGAGTCCTGGGCACATTCTGTTAATGGGCCGCTGCTGCTTTCAATAGAAACACTGTAGTTCGTCATGTTGTGATTTACTATATCGGGATCGTGGTTCACAGATTTATCCAAGTTAATTTCTTTAATGCCACGGCTCGTATGAATCAAAGATACGATGCCTATgggtgtttttaaaacaacggTAAGTATATCCTGTTTAACCATTACTTAAATTGTTACATACGATGTAAGTAAAATTATCTTTTACGATAAATGCCACACAGTGACAGTACTACGATTTAACCATAgagatgtaactttgttggcaTAGGATGTGactttgtgagtgaatattttttgtagatttttcatttttacgtATGACTGTTAATTTGAACatcctattagtgaccactgggttggagcaattgccgttaagtgtattgaccaaggacacatacgcccacaatggtagcagcgacgacgGAATAGATAAACACAGTTGCGTAATAAACCCCTATTTCTctcatgtttaaatttatgtagCCTTGATTACTCGCCTTGTTCAATTATGCAATGAATAGTTATGTATCtctgtttaaactttatatttgcgATGTTTATGCTGTAACAAACCGTTTTCTGTTCAAGTTATTCAAGCGAAGAAATGTTTAACGCTTGAAtggttttagttgtttatagTCGTCGCTAAGAGCCGAACATGATTTTCACATTTCAACAAATTTTACTCCAAATTCTGTTTAAaccattaaattaaataaggCTAATGGTATTTTATGTAGTACTTAGATAATTAGTAGATTTTATATTCACTGTGCATAGTTCAGACGATCTATAAGCGGATCGTTTATAGAAATTATAAAAGAGGATTTCGTACTAAATTATAcggtaagttaaatataaagtaacattttaaatataaaagtgcgacaatttacaaatttatttccaATTTACAGTTTATTGTAGCTGTTGGTAGCAGTTAAAGCAATTATGTACATGGCTGACGAAGACGGTACTTCTGTAAAAGATGGTAAGTCTACACTGTTTAACTATATTGTAGAACCAaagcttttaattaaatgcgAAAACTACAATACTTcactaaatatttaatctaGAGGGGCacatttatgaataaatgacaaaaatatgcacattatttcaaaaacatgCTAGGATAAACAAaagcagaaaataaaaagttaatatattcCTCCTTTCTGCAGATAATAGTGAGTTGTTTTCTGTAATAAATGAAACCTCGTCATCCAAGTGGGGATCCATTATATCGACTGTTGGTGACCAGTTACCACTAATTGATTCAGATTCAGAGGTATGTGGTTTCTATTGTAAACATAACACCGAATAAGGGTAGTAGCTAGTAGTGCATGTATGACCTGAAACAAGTTAAGACTGGACCTCCTTTTAATAAATTCTTGAGTATCCCTTgacattaaaattattattttaaaatttccagACAAGCTCCCTCACAGATGATGAATTTGAACCAAAAGTTTTtacaagaaaatttaaatcaagtgGAGGTAAAACGAGTTTTATCAATAAACTATCAATTCTTGAACTGATACTTTTAAGTGTatgcgtccttgggcaagacacttagtgGACATTGCTCCatcccagcggtcactaatgggttgtagcaccatGTGTGTCGGGGAAATGGCCCAACTCTGGCCATAATCTCAGTTCCCATGTCGTACCACttttaagtaatattttattttttagctgGAACTtccataaattttaataaaacacaaaatatgtTGGAATCTAATACAAAGTTTTTCCATGAAAGAGGTAACTAacatacatttaaacaaagtaaattatttGACTAAAGTTTTGGTTATATTTATTAGGAAAATTTTACTATTTgtataaaagcaaatattaattattagaTTAATTTGTTGCTTTCTGTTTTAATAGAATTTTGCAATCTATGCTCAAATATAATATGGCTTTAACAGTGCAGATTTCAAAGCTGCTGCTTTTACTTTAGAGAGCTTTGTGGCAGCTTCAGCTCCAAACTTCCCTCAAATTTTAAGGtctgatttttaaattgctaGTTTTTAACGGAGCATTCTTACACAGCAGACGCTGAGGATTTAAACTTTCTTGAATTTGAAGAAGAAATTAATTTGGATTCCACTGATGCGGAACAACAAGAATCtgttttatcattaaatgtaggagttacattttgtttgtgCTAAAaagaatacattttttatctaTGTTGGTATATATTCCATATGTAAACCCTAGACGTGGCATCTACCCTTGGCCGAGCTGTCTAGGGAAGATCTCCTATTAGTTACCATTAAAGCCTCTGCTTTTATGCATAaatgataatttgtacaactcTGCCATTTAGTTTCTTGCTCAAATTTACAAATGGCCTctatggtagcagcgtcgagcctcaaGCTCTATACCTCTAATCATTAtatcctatttttttaaagctgtcggatgcttttttattttaaatatcattgCTCAAGCACCCATTATTCCTACACAGGTGATAACTAATGTTGATTTGGATGAAATACTTGATGgttttcaaacaaataaacaaactacaGACTTATCAAGTTTACTTGTATCAGGTTAGTTGTGAATTGTAGAAGTGTCATACACTCATAGATAAGCATACATAAGGATATAGGTATGAACATTAACATAGCTTTTGTCATTTTAATTTTCGCTTagtgtatttttacaaaagtctgtttaaacaatgttttttgtcattttgaataactgttgttttttagaattttgaTCCCTCTGACCCTCTGTGCACCACTAATACTTAATCTTattgattaaattttttattaaaagtaacaaTTCGTGatgtttttgacattttttgtcttttacaCACATCATCGTTATGTTGTATTCATCACTGCAATATGTTATCAATTcgtttttaacatattatgtTATAGATGCCACCCCAGCAACCGGGGTTTCCCCCATGTTGATGAACCAACTTGTAAACCTTAGTTCCCTACAAGCGGGTAAAAGTCGGGGTTGTGGGACAGATGATGATACTACTGTACATGGTAAGAgactttttattaatttttggctttttattaagatttttttttttaatttttggctCAAACGTTGCTTTAATCTAAAATAGTTTCCCGTTCTCatagttgtattttttttcagtgtCCACACAAGTAGCAAAACCAAGCACATCTTCATGCGGTGTGTCAGCGGATTTACCTCTTACTCAAATAGGTGAGCTTAAATAAATTAACgtaataaagtaaaatctgtgtgacattgttaaaacgcagttacactcatatttgtttgttgttacaATGCGtttgaaacaatatttgtaGAACTTTCATCAAGCAGCagaacaacaatttatatcgATCTTCGCCATG is a window from the Ciona intestinalis chromosome 10, KH, whole genome shotgun sequence genome containing:
- the LOC100181190 gene encoding methylated-DNA--protein-cysteine methyltransferase-like, with translation MVKQDILTVVLKTPIGIVSLIHTSRGIKEINLDKSVNHDPDIVNHNMTNYSVSIESSSGPLTECAQDSIRWVEMFFDPKSNSYLKVPAIDNEIVKKDNFTGRVLRSLMENTERGTTVSYAKLAAMCGSPKACRAVGQAMRANPIPLLVPCHRVIASDGGLGHYMSGKGDNIKSWLLEFEKSSALN
- the LOC100175708 gene encoding LOW QUALITY PROTEIN: dynactin subunit 2-like (The sequence of the model RefSeq protein was modified relative to this genomic sequence to represent the inferred CDS: substituted 1 base at 1 genomic stop codon), which translates into the protein MADPKYANLPGIDTESKDVYESGDLPEDDQHTVVEELNSTSVEVIGSDTQSAFNLFSGKYVAPIGDFSGYNAKSSAVNEEETVLQKFNRLKIEVQSLLDEVENVKESKADPASAAKLVSQVQSMQMKLSQSDVDSTTGSNVEKVSDVEKLLSSLKTSSKSKTSDSKAADGSYQLFLKPEAEKKKSLQFSALEQRLARLEKVLXSETDDINVLAAHSKHETLQSAAQMMEAKLSLLDPEQLPLVDSRLQAILSKVNEINKAHKAAGDQTSEVNSKITELYDLMQKSEGVRSALPHLIERLKALDELHAKSSSFVSVLDHLESTQAQINGRLDTTSASQKKLQEMLQKNMETIKVNVTQLNKRIADLQK